A segment of the bacterium genome:
CCTCCGGTTTGGAGCCGGATGCTCTGCCGTTAGAGCTACAGGCCTACATTTTTCTTTTATTTCACCTCTTTATGCTGAGTGTGCTTCCGGCAGAACCGACAGTACTTTTTGACTTCCAGACGGGCTTGTTTCTTTTTG
Coding sequences within it:
- the rpmG gene encoding 50S ribosomal protein L33, with product MRIIITLACQSCKNRNYTTTKDKKKQARLEVKKYCRFCRKHTQHKEVK